ccagccatgaggaaAATTACTCATGGACAGCACtgagcccccaagttcaagccccgcacCAGACCCAACAAAAGAAGGGTAATAGGTTCTAAAAGTCCTTCCAGCTCATGTGTACACGTGTAtgcctctgtgtgtatgtgtgtgtgggggtgtttgTATGTGTCTATTGGTACTAGGGAGCacacttttgtttggcttttttgctcaaggctacctaccacttcagcccttgagccacagctccagttccagcttcttgctggttaaatggagattaagagtctcatatactttcctgcctgggttggcttccagccagaatcctcagatctcagccccctgcatagctggggttacaggtatgagacacaagGACCTAGCTGctcatttcttttctattccataCTTTACTTGAAAACAGGGaagtttctcttccattttttattCCTCAGTCTTAAAAATTACATGAACATGATAATCAACTAAGATTTACTTTTTGataggttttaattttattatatttgtggAACTGTGAATTAGTAATCAATACTAGAACAATGTTTATAATGAGTATTTAAACTATAATGTCCCTCAAAAGGAGTTGCcatgaaaagccagaggtgaaaattcaATTCTGAGATCTCTACAAACTAAACACCCTGGAAAAAgccaccttattttttttttgtgtggggggggtggtcctggggcttgaactcagggcttgggcactgtccatgagcttcttttgctcagagctagcactctatcacttgagccacagtgccacttccagctttttctgtgtatgtggtactgaggaatggaaccaaggacttcatgcatgctaggcaagcactctactactaagccccattcccagccaccactataatttttgtttgttggtttgctgGCAGTGTTTTGCTAGAAAGAGCCTAGCCCCTTGAAATATAAAGGATGTCAGTTATTCATATTATCTTGGAAACTACTAGAGGAGGTAATTAGTAATTCTTTCTTTGGTATTCATACACAAAGGATAAGAGATGTCACACagctcctagcatgcatgagaaaactaaggggcagcaccaaggccctgagttcaagtctcaggactggcacatggaaaaagaaaatgtatcaatCCTTTTAAATAAGATTCCCTAGAATGGTGCCCAGAATGTGTATTTCAAACATTATTTGGAGTTCCACATTTGAACCTACCACACTAGgaccccctttctctcccttctgtaGGATAGCCTGAAGAAACACATCTGAAACTTGAATTATTCAGTGTGACCATTCTAGACTGCTGCATAAACAAAGCCTTACATTAGGACAAAACCTGCCAAGCTCAATGGCAGTTCATTttcctgggtgttttttttttttttttttttttaactttgaaaacCACTAACATCCATCATTGGTGCTTTCAGCAACAGCCCTGGAAAATTGTATTAAGTTTTATGAATCTCAAGTGCAAGGAGTTTGAAGAGCATGTCAGTCTAGAGTAAGGTTCATAAATCTTGAGCTATTATCCGCAAGTGAGCTGGAGTTTCCATGATGGTCATTGCACCCTGGTTGATTAATGGAGTCTATGAAGTTCTTTGATTCAAAGAGCATCCTTTCATAGCTCTGAGTTCAGAGAACAGAAACTTATAGGATAATGGCTGTGGTTATAGCTAcatattttccccttttttgcATTAATGAAGTGAtagctactaaaaaaaaataaatctagctTGAATTTAGCTCAATTTTGATGGGCACAGTCCAGAGTACATATTAATGTGTCCATCCCTAAAATAATTCAGACCCATAGACCCTTGATGaaagctttctctttccttttttgggggggccagtcctcggcagtgtccctaagcttctgtgctcaaggctaacattccacTACTtatgacacagctccacttctggatttttgtggttaattggagattagagtctcacagagggctggaaatgtggtttagcagtagagtgcttgcctggcatgcatgaagccctgggtttgattcctcggcaccacataaacagaaaaggctggaagtggcactgtggttcaagtggtagagtgctagccttgagcagaaagaaaccagggacaggctctaggactagcaaaaagagaaaaaaaagtgcattGTAAAAAGTGAGCAAGCCAACACAGtcacaactaaataaaaataatagaaattataaCCCATCACTCCAGAAATGACCATTGTTTCATATTTCTGAAGTATGGTATATGCTTTATATTTCTAGAGTGTATCTTAGTATCTTTACAGGCATAGGTTgtggtatacacatatatgtgaaaaAATGTTTTAGAGATTACTCATTGAGTATCAAGTACTGCTTAGACACACCTgtctccctgacttcttttttttaattagtcatgaggcttgaactcagggcctggggctgggcactgtccctgagctctttttctcaaggctaatgctcagccacagtaccacttctgattttctgttggttagctggaaataatagtctcaaagactttcctgcccaggctggcttcgaaccatgatcctcatatctcagcgtcctgaatagcgaggattacaaagccaccagcacccagcctgaaaCACTTTTTATGTCTAGCAGTAAAAAGGAAATGATGACATTTATTAGTGTCACAAAGgaagatcttgatttttttaaaaaattccaagctaATTAAATTCTGGCAGTAGATAtaacgtgtgtgcgtgtgtgtgcgtgtgtggtttaAACAGTGGAATCTAACCAATGCATTAAATGGCTTTTATAAAAAAGTGGGACACTGAAGAGGCCATTTGCATGTTAATTGATTTTtatgcatatatctatatcttttaATTCTGTTGGATTTATCAGGTGGAAAATGGCTGGTTTCTGATCACTTTCTAAACATCACCAACGTAGCCTTTGACGATCGCGGGCTGTACACATGTTTTGTCACCTCTCCCGTGCATGCCTCCTACTCTGTCACCCTCCGTGTGATCTTCACCTCCGGAGACATGAGCATCTACTACATGATCGTTTGCCTCCTCGCCTTCACCATCACGCTCATCCTGAACGTCACATGGCTGTGTATGATGAGCAGCCATCTCCGCAAGACCGGGAAGGCCATCAACGAGTTCTTCAGAACTGAAGGGGCCGAGAAACTCCAGAAGGCCTTTGAGATCGCCAAGCGCATCCCCATCATCACTTCCGCCAAGACTCTGGAGCTCACCAAAGTCACTCAGTTCAAGACCATGGAGTTTGCTCGCTATATCGAAGAGCTGGCCAGAAGCGTGCCCCTCCCACCTCTGATTCTCAATTGCCGGGCATTTGTGGAGGAGATGTTTGAAGCCGTGGGAGTGGATGATCCTGATGACAtgggggaaagaatgaaggagagacCTGCCTTGGATGCCCAAGGGGGCATCTATGTGATCAACCCAGAGATGGGGCGGAGTACCTCCCCAGGAGGAGATTCGGATGATGGCTCTCTCAACGAACAAGGCCAAGAAATAGCAGTCCAGGTGTCCGTCCATCTCCAGTCAGAGACCAAAAGTATCGGCACGGATTCTCAAGACAGCAGCCACCCCGATGAAACAGGGTCTGCGGAATCCAGCTCGaaccacagagacagacagacgaacACTCCCAGCTGTGAGGCCACTTGCTACCAACCACAGCGGCTCAGGAAAGAACCTGCTTCTCaaagtaacttttctttttcaccaAAAGATGACTGGGATTTTCCCCTCAAATAGGAAGCACATCAGAGTATGAATTGCCAAAAATCTTCATAAAACTGTGGCATCCTTTCTgacatttctttgtcattttccctgagcttccttaAGCAACACATGTTAAAGATTTAAAGGCATCCAAGCAATAAACAGGTTGGGGGAGAAAAAGGCACAATTATCCTGCTCAGAGGTAACCTACCCTTCTGTTGACATGTGAGCTTTTCCCACCAGTAAGATGAAAGATTTGAATTTGATGAGATCTAAAGTTAGTTTCCTTGCCCATAATTTCTTACCTTTAAACTTTATATAACCATCTTCAGCACATCTCTTGAGTAAACTTTCCCTAGAGTTTTAGTCCCTCGTTGTGGAAAAGACCAAACTAAGACTTTGTTCTATGTTCTAATTTAATCTACATCCATGCATAGCACACAGAGTTATAAATACTTTTTCAGTGGTCTGCCACCTTAAATCTTCTTGGTGGAGCACATGACTGTGTTATATGTCAGCTCCTCTGCCTGTGATGAATAATGGATTTTGATATTCTATTAATACTTTCTCAGacttgtccttaaaaaaaaatactggactcTACAAGTGGGTTGTGTGTTTAGGATCCCGTTCTAGGATAAAACCCATATTCCTTTTCAAACTTCTATCGACACTCTTGCCCTCATTGGTCTTAAAATGGTGCTAAAGGTTGCATGCCTGtgtctttgcttgtttttttatacGTTGATGGTTTGAGTGGGCTCCCGAAGCGGAATTTTGAGGTAGGACTGCTTTTGTGGGCTCCCTGGGAAGCACTTACCTGAACTAAGGTTAGACGAATGAGTTTGGCCTATTATTGTGTTAAAGTACACACATGAATCACCTAGAcataaaggaggagaaaaatgatggatgaGACCACCCCATTCTGCTCTGTGCAATAAACACCTCAGGTGGCATTATTTGCCTGCCTGAGATCTGATATCATAGAATTGTAAATACTCTCCAGGAAGCTTGCTGCCATGAAAGTTTAAGAGCTCGGCTGTGGGGCTCCATTTGGCACTTCATGTGGCTTCATTAGGTTCCTGGTTATGGAAGCATTACTTGAACCTGTGTGTCTCATTGTCAAGACTCACCAGAAGTGATACCAGTGAGCTTCCACAGCCAGATGATAATGCTGCCTTCTCTGTCTCAggctgtttccatggaaacctcCAGAGACAAACAAAAGCTACCAATCGTTTTCGCCAAAGCTTGCCTTGGCTCCTAGACATTTATTTCTGTAAGGAAAATCGTTTTCATACACATGGTTATGAGAACAAGGGCTCTTTAGCATATCTTAGAGCATAGGACACTTTAATTCCCTTTCCACCCTGTTTCTCTGATAATAGTAATGAGAAATCTTTAAAATACCTTGTGGAAGGGTAGTCTCCTgaatggtcctcagatcttcagTTACTGAACTCCATTCCTGCCCTAATCTAGCAGGTTTGAGGTCATTTCTTGGGGCCTATTAACAGGAAAGGTTTTTACTTCTTGTGTTCTCAGAAGGGGTGTCAGTGTTTAGAACCCTAAGGTAGAACACAGATAATGATCCAAGTGCTAGAAAACAGTGCTGTcgtaaaaacaaaatactgaaaacagTCTATAAGCTTGCACAAATAGTATTGCATTTAAAGTTAAGTGTAGGCTGCTCCACTGTATCCTGCATATAAGttattttagaaacataattgtaggtactaggtatggtggtacatgctgttATCTTAGTACTTAGAAAGagtaggttcaaggtcagcctgagcagactTTTTGTCTCAATCAAAGGGGAAGTTGATGGGAATATTactcaatagtagagtgctttcctgttatgcttaaggccctaggttcaagcatcagaaccaacaaaaatatgtatataattgatgGTCATTCTTCCAGGTTATAGTGCCACTAAGTAAGTTAGAATGAATTAGGTGTTGGTTGTTACTTTGTAAAGGTAGTCTTtggttgttgttcatttgtttgttcttttgtgccagtactggggcttgaactcaggacctgggtgctgtctttgagcttttgtgctcgaggctggccctctgccacttgagccacagctccatttctagctttttggtggttaattacatgTAAGAGACTCCCAGgtgttcctgcccagtctggctttaaaccttaatcctcagatctcagcctcctgtgtagctaggattacaggcacaagctaccagcacctagctatgaAGCTAGTT
This sequence is a window from Perognathus longimembris pacificus isolate PPM17 unplaced genomic scaffold, ASM2315922v1 HiC_scaffold_5663, whole genome shotgun sequence. Protein-coding genes within it:
- the LOC125345445 gene encoding microfibril-associated glycoprotein 3-like, whose protein sequence is MECLLTVGPHEDVHWYNSKGQQLDGRGKGGKWLVSDHFLNITNVAFDDRGLYTCFVTSPVHASYSVTLRVIFTSGDMSIYYMIVCLLAFTITLILNVTWLCMMSSHLRKTGKAINEFFRTEGAEKLQKAFEIAKRIPIITSAKTLELTKVTQFKTMEFARYIEELARSVPLPPLILNCRAFVEEMFEAVGVDDPDDMGERMKERPALDAQGGIYVINPEMGRSTSPGGDSDDGSLNEQGQEIAVQVSVHLQSETKSIGTDSQDSSHPDETGSAESSSNHRDRQTNTPSCEATCYQPQRLRKEPASQSNFSFSPKDDWDFPLK